Proteins encoded within one genomic window of Chiloscyllium punctatum isolate Juve2018m chromosome 7, sChiPun1.3, whole genome shotgun sequence:
- the fpgt gene encoding fucose-1-phosphate guanylyltransferase isoform X4 produces the protein MDDADKLRSATQRRLRDFQKVRGNGGSTLLALHRLEELYADKLDNFTILLLHAGGYSQRLLSASALGKIFTTLPLGNPVYQMLELKLAMYIDFPTHMKPGVLVSCADDIELYSLGDTEVICFDRPGFTALAHPSSLSIGTTHGVFVLERGQMEAVQKELEYKACYRFLHKPSVETMQKAGAICKASHCVRSGGGTEDVGFVYTDSIYYFDRQTAKQLLVILGEIGTLGCEIDAYGDFLQALGPQATPEYTKNTANVSQEKQQLVAVRQKIFSRLQGTPLNVAMLNNSKFYHLGTTQEYLHHLTADSTLRNQLGLLSESTGIGQSCSEDYGQVPCIIESLVGTNCDVSPGSIIEYSRLGQGTCVGANSIISGCCIKANTMIPPDIILHTLCVPEGFATVIFGTGDNLKCMVSSLLEIHQLQFLGINFEEATMYLGLKLSQDLFSGSGKFRPSLWNARIFPGPRTTAEDSATAVLEMFEALRGKSVLQLADDVQLLSIEEILQRKDVMSMLGFRKQLTEEIHQRRLAGKNSNQAL, from the exons GAAACGGAGGGTCAACACTCCTTGCTCTTCATCGATTAGAGGAACTCTATGCAGACAAGTTGGATAACTTCACCATTCTTTTACTTCATGCTG GAGGTTACAGCCAGCGTTTGTTGAGTGCCAGTGCACTGGGAAAGATTTTTACCACCCTTCCTCTGGGCAACCCTGTTTATCAAATGTTGGAACTCAAGCTTGCAATGTATATCGACTTCCCCACTCACATGAAGCCTGGGGTTCTGGTGAGCTGTGCCGATGACATAGAGCTTTATAGTCTGGGTGACACTGAAGTCATATGCTTTGACAGACCTGGTTTCACTGCCCTTGCTCATCCTTCCTCCTTGTCCATTGGCACTACACATGGTGTCTTTGTGCTGGAGCGTGGTCAGATGGAGGCTGTACAGAAAGAGCTGGAATATAAAGCATGCTATCGCTTCCTTCACAAGCCCAGTGTGGAAACGATGCAGAAGGCAGGAGCTATCTGCAAAGCTAGCCATTGTGTCAGAAGTGGCGGAGGTACTGAGGATGTGGGCTTTGTCTACACAGATAGCATCTATTACTTTGACCGTCAAACAGCTAAGCAGTTGCTGGTGATCCTTGGAGAAATTGGCACCCTCGGGTGTGAGATTGATGCATATGGTGACTTTCTGCAAGCATTGGGGCCACAGGCCACGCCAGAATACACTAAAAATACAGCTAATGTCAGCCAGGAGAAACAGCAACTGGTGGCAGTTCGGCAGAAAATCTTCTCTCGTCTCCAGGGGACTCCACTCAATGTAGCTATGTTGAACAATTCCAAATTCTATCACCTGGGCACCACCCAGGAATATCTCCACCACCTGACAGCAGATAGCACCCTGAGAAATCAGTTGGGGCTGCTGTCTGAGTCCACTGGAATTGGTCAGTCCTGCTCTGAGGATTATGGACAAGTTCCGTGCATCATCGAGAGCCTGGTAGGAACGAACTGTGATGTGTCTCCTGGTAGTATCATTGAGTATTCCCGGCTGGGGCAGGGCACTTGTGTGGGTGCCAACAGCATTATTAGTGGCTGCTGCATCAAGGCGAATACCATGATACCCCCAGACatcatcctgcacacactctgcgTCCCAGAGGGCTTTGCCACCGTGATCTTTGGAACTGGAGACAATCTCAAGTGTATGGTCTCATCCCTGTTGGAGATTCACCAGCTGCAGTTTCTGGGCATCAATTTTGAAGAGGCTACCATGTACCTTGGCCTGAAGCTCTCCCAGGATCTATTCTCCGGCAGTGGGAAATTCCGCCCTAGCCTGTGGAATGCCAGGATCTTCCCCGGCCCACGCACAACAGCGGAAGACTCGGCGACCGCGGTGCTGGAGATGTTTGAAGCCTTGCGGGGAAAATCAGTCCTTCAGTTGGCAGATGATGTCCAGTTACTTTCCATCGAAGAAATACTCCAGCGCAAGGATGTGATGAGCATGCTGGGTTTCAGAAAGcagctgactgaagaaattcatcAGAGGAGACTTGCTGGCAAAAACTCAAATCAGGCTTTATAA
- the fpgt gene encoding fucose-1-phosphate guanylyltransferase isoform X3 — protein sequence MDDADKLRSATQRRLRDFQKEVTPGEFWDIVVITAADEKQEQVFERQIRSKLRQSELPLGVHYHVFADPIGPKIGNGGSTLLALHRLEELYADKLDNFTILLLHAGGYSQRLLSASALGKIFTTLPLGNPVYQMLELKLAMYIDFPTHMKPGVLVSCADDIELYSLGDTEVICFDRPGFTALAHPSSLSIGTTHGVFVLERGQMEAVQKELEYKACYRFLHKPSVETMQKAGAICKASHCVRSGGGTEDVGFVYTDSIYYFDRQTAKQLLVILGEIGTLGCEIDAYGDFLQALGPQATPEYTKNTANVSQEKQQLVAVRQKIFSRLQGTPLNVAMLNNSKFYHLGTTQEYLHHLTADSTLRNQLGLLSESTGIGQSCSEDYGQVPCIIESLVGTNCDVSPGSIIEYSRLGQGTCVGANSIISGCCIKANTMIPPDIILHTLCVPEGFATVIFGTGDNLKCMVSSLLEIHQLQFLGINFEEATMYLGLKLSQDLFSGSGKFRPSLWNARIFPGPRTTAEDSATAVLEMFEALRGKSVLQLADDVQLLSIEEILQRKDVMSMLGFRKQLTEEIHQRRLAGKNSNQAL from the exons GAGGTGACTCCTGGTGAGTTCTGGGACATTGTGGTGATTACAGCTGCTGATGAAAAGCAAGAGCAGGTGTTCGAGCGTCAGATCCGCAGCAAGCTCAGGCAGAGCGAGCTTCCCCTTGGTGTGCACTATCATGTTTTTGCTGATCCTATTGGGCCAAAAATTG GAAACGGAGGGTCAACACTCCTTGCTCTTCATCGATTAGAGGAACTCTATGCAGACAAGTTGGATAACTTCACCATTCTTTTACTTCATGCTG GAGGTTACAGCCAGCGTTTGTTGAGTGCCAGTGCACTGGGAAAGATTTTTACCACCCTTCCTCTGGGCAACCCTGTTTATCAAATGTTGGAACTCAAGCTTGCAATGTATATCGACTTCCCCACTCACATGAAGCCTGGGGTTCTGGTGAGCTGTGCCGATGACATAGAGCTTTATAGTCTGGGTGACACTGAAGTCATATGCTTTGACAGACCTGGTTTCACTGCCCTTGCTCATCCTTCCTCCTTGTCCATTGGCACTACACATGGTGTCTTTGTGCTGGAGCGTGGTCAGATGGAGGCTGTACAGAAAGAGCTGGAATATAAAGCATGCTATCGCTTCCTTCACAAGCCCAGTGTGGAAACGATGCAGAAGGCAGGAGCTATCTGCAAAGCTAGCCATTGTGTCAGAAGTGGCGGAGGTACTGAGGATGTGGGCTTTGTCTACACAGATAGCATCTATTACTTTGACCGTCAAACAGCTAAGCAGTTGCTGGTGATCCTTGGAGAAATTGGCACCCTCGGGTGTGAGATTGATGCATATGGTGACTTTCTGCAAGCATTGGGGCCACAGGCCACGCCAGAATACACTAAAAATACAGCTAATGTCAGCCAGGAGAAACAGCAACTGGTGGCAGTTCGGCAGAAAATCTTCTCTCGTCTCCAGGGGACTCCACTCAATGTAGCTATGTTGAACAATTCCAAATTCTATCACCTGGGCACCACCCAGGAATATCTCCACCACCTGACAGCAGATAGCACCCTGAGAAATCAGTTGGGGCTGCTGTCTGAGTCCACTGGAATTGGTCAGTCCTGCTCTGAGGATTATGGACAAGTTCCGTGCATCATCGAGAGCCTGGTAGGAACGAACTGTGATGTGTCTCCTGGTAGTATCATTGAGTATTCCCGGCTGGGGCAGGGCACTTGTGTGGGTGCCAACAGCATTATTAGTGGCTGCTGCATCAAGGCGAATACCATGATACCCCCAGACatcatcctgcacacactctgcgTCCCAGAGGGCTTTGCCACCGTGATCTTTGGAACTGGAGACAATCTCAAGTGTATGGTCTCATCCCTGTTGGAGATTCACCAGCTGCAGTTTCTGGGCATCAATTTTGAAGAGGCTACCATGTACCTTGGCCTGAAGCTCTCCCAGGATCTATTCTCCGGCAGTGGGAAATTCCGCCCTAGCCTGTGGAATGCCAGGATCTTCCCCGGCCCACGCACAACAGCGGAAGACTCGGCGACCGCGGTGCTGGAGATGTTTGAAGCCTTGCGGGGAAAATCAGTCCTTCAGTTGGCAGATGATGTCCAGTTACTTTCCATCGAAGAAATACTCCAGCGCAAGGATGTGATGAGCATGCTGGGTTTCAGAAAGcagctgactgaagaaattcatcAGAGGAGACTTGCTGGCAAAAACTCAAATCAGGCTTTATAA
- the fpgt gene encoding fucose-1-phosphate guanylyltransferase isoform X2 yields MDDADKLRSATQRRLRDFQKVRGKEVTPGEFWDIVVITAADEKQEQVFERQIRSKLRQSELPLGVHYHVFADPIGPKIGNGGSTLLALHRLEELYADKLDNFTILLLHAGGYSQRLLSASALGKIFTTLPLGNPVYQMLELKLAMYIDFPTHMKPGVLVSCADDIELYSLGDTEVICFDRPGFTALAHPSSLSIGTTHGVFVLERGQMEAVQKELEYKACYRFLHKPSVETMQKAGAICKASHCVRSGGGTEDVGFVYTDSIYYFDRQTAKQLLVILGEIGTLGCEIDAYGDFLQALGPQATPEYTKNTANVSQEKQQLVAVRQKIFSRLQGTPLNVAMLNNSKFYHLGTTQEYLHHLTADSTLRNQLGLLSESTGIGQSCSEDYGQVPCIIESLVGTNCDVSPGSIIEYSRLGQGTCVGANSIISGCCIKANTMIPPDIILHTLCVPEGFATVIFGTGDNLKCMVSSLLEIHQLQFLGINFEEATMYLGLKLSQDLFSGSGKFRPSLWNARIFPGPRTTAEDSATAVLEMFEALRGKSVLQLADDVQLLSIEEILQRKDVMSMLGFRKQLTEEIHQRRLAGKNSNQAL; encoded by the exons GAAAGGAGGTGACTCCTGGTGAGTTCTGGGACATTGTGGTGATTACAGCTGCTGATGAAAAGCAAGAGCAGGTGTTCGAGCGTCAGATCCGCAGCAAGCTCAGGCAGAGCGAGCTTCCCCTTGGTGTGCACTATCATGTTTTTGCTGATCCTATTGGGCCAAAAATTG GAAACGGAGGGTCAACACTCCTTGCTCTTCATCGATTAGAGGAACTCTATGCAGACAAGTTGGATAACTTCACCATTCTTTTACTTCATGCTG GAGGTTACAGCCAGCGTTTGTTGAGTGCCAGTGCACTGGGAAAGATTTTTACCACCCTTCCTCTGGGCAACCCTGTTTATCAAATGTTGGAACTCAAGCTTGCAATGTATATCGACTTCCCCACTCACATGAAGCCTGGGGTTCTGGTGAGCTGTGCCGATGACATAGAGCTTTATAGTCTGGGTGACACTGAAGTCATATGCTTTGACAGACCTGGTTTCACTGCCCTTGCTCATCCTTCCTCCTTGTCCATTGGCACTACACATGGTGTCTTTGTGCTGGAGCGTGGTCAGATGGAGGCTGTACAGAAAGAGCTGGAATATAAAGCATGCTATCGCTTCCTTCACAAGCCCAGTGTGGAAACGATGCAGAAGGCAGGAGCTATCTGCAAAGCTAGCCATTGTGTCAGAAGTGGCGGAGGTACTGAGGATGTGGGCTTTGTCTACACAGATAGCATCTATTACTTTGACCGTCAAACAGCTAAGCAGTTGCTGGTGATCCTTGGAGAAATTGGCACCCTCGGGTGTGAGATTGATGCATATGGTGACTTTCTGCAAGCATTGGGGCCACAGGCCACGCCAGAATACACTAAAAATACAGCTAATGTCAGCCAGGAGAAACAGCAACTGGTGGCAGTTCGGCAGAAAATCTTCTCTCGTCTCCAGGGGACTCCACTCAATGTAGCTATGTTGAACAATTCCAAATTCTATCACCTGGGCACCACCCAGGAATATCTCCACCACCTGACAGCAGATAGCACCCTGAGAAATCAGTTGGGGCTGCTGTCTGAGTCCACTGGAATTGGTCAGTCCTGCTCTGAGGATTATGGACAAGTTCCGTGCATCATCGAGAGCCTGGTAGGAACGAACTGTGATGTGTCTCCTGGTAGTATCATTGAGTATTCCCGGCTGGGGCAGGGCACTTGTGTGGGTGCCAACAGCATTATTAGTGGCTGCTGCATCAAGGCGAATACCATGATACCCCCAGACatcatcctgcacacactctgcgTCCCAGAGGGCTTTGCCACCGTGATCTTTGGAACTGGAGACAATCTCAAGTGTATGGTCTCATCCCTGTTGGAGATTCACCAGCTGCAGTTTCTGGGCATCAATTTTGAAGAGGCTACCATGTACCTTGGCCTGAAGCTCTCCCAGGATCTATTCTCCGGCAGTGGGAAATTCCGCCCTAGCCTGTGGAATGCCAGGATCTTCCCCGGCCCACGCACAACAGCGGAAGACTCGGCGACCGCGGTGCTGGAGATGTTTGAAGCCTTGCGGGGAAAATCAGTCCTTCAGTTGGCAGATGATGTCCAGTTACTTTCCATCGAAGAAATACTCCAGCGCAAGGATGTGATGAGCATGCTGGGTTTCAGAAAGcagctgactgaagaaattcatcAGAGGAGACTTGCTGGCAAAAACTCAAATCAGGCTTTATAA